CTGATGTGCATGTCCATGGCTATGACGGACAAGTACGAGGCCAACCGTTCCATTTGCAAATATGTTCATTCCACCTCCCGCGGGCACGAGGCCATTCAGCTAGCCGCCGGGTTATTACTGCAGCCCTGTGATTACGTTAGTCCCTATTACCGGGACGATAGCATGATGCTGGCCATGGGTTTCACCCCTTATGAACTGATGTTGCAGCTATTGGCCAAAAAGGACGATCCTTTCAGCGCCGGCAGGTCTTATTACTGCCATCCTTCCAGCCGCCAGCCTGACAAGCCTATTATTCCCCACCAGAGCAGCGCTACCGGCATGCAGGTAATCCCAGCCACCGGCATGGCCCAGGGCATCCAGTACCTGGAGCGCAGTGGTTTGGTGCAAGGAGAGGAGCGCCCCGTTGTACTTTGTTCCTTGGGCGATGGCAGCGTAACAGAGGGGGAAGTGAGTGAAGCCTGGCAGTTTGCCGTGCTGAAACAATTGCCCATCATCTATCTGGTGCAGGATAACGAGTGGGGTATTTCCGTCAGTTCCGCTGAAGCCCGCGCTATGGATGCTTATGAATATGCAGCAGGTTTTAAGGGGATGGAGCGGCTTCGGGTCGATGGCAGCGACTTTGAAGAAAGCTACCAGGCCATGCAAACCGCCATCGACTATGTTCGTTCGGAACGTAAGCCTATCGTAGTGCATGCCCGCGTGCCGCTGTTAGGCCACCATACCTCCGGTGTTCGAAAAGAATGGTACCGCACCCCCGAAAATTTAGAACGCCACGCGCAACACGATCCCTTTACAAAAATATGTCAGCGCCTGTTGGAGAAAGGCGTACAGGAAACCGTATTAACCGACGTAAAATCAGAAACCAACAAATACATCGCCTCCCAGTTTGATATGGCTCGTCTCGCCGATGATCCTGATACATCATCCGTGCGTGACCACGTTTTTGCCCCAACACCCGTGACCGAAGAACAAGGCGTACGCTACCCACGTGGCGGCGCCAAAGTCGTAATGGTCGATGCAGCCCTGCACGCTATCGAAGAACTCATGCGCGAACATCCGGAAGCTATTTTATATGGTCAGGATGTGGGTGGCCGGCTTGGCGGCGTATTCCGCGAAGCCGCCACACTCGCCTCCAAATTCGGTGACGAAAGAGTGTACAACACAGCGATCCAGGAAGCCTACATCATCGGTAGTACTGTCGGCTTATCCGCAGTAGGCGTGAAGCCGATCGTGGAAGTGCAGTTTGCCGATTACATCTATCCCGGCTTCAATCAATTGGTGAGTGAAATATCAAAGTCATGTTACCTCACCGCCGGCAAGTTTCCTATACAAGCGTTAATCCGCGTACCGATCGGCGCCTACGGCGGCGGCGGCCCTTATCATTCCGGATCCGTAGAAACAACCTTACTCAGCATCAAAGGCATCAAGATCGTTTATCCCTCCAACGCCGCCGACATGAAAGGCCTCATGAAAGCCGCCTTCCTCGATCCCAACCCCGTCGTGATGCTCGAGCACAAAGGTCTGTACTGGAGCAAAGTACCCGGCACCCAGGATGCCATGACCATTGAACCTGATTCAGATTACATTTTGCCCTTAGGCAAAGGCGCAGTAGTGCAGGAAGGCGAAGGGATGTGTATTGTCACTTACGGAATGGGCGTATACTGGGCAAAAGCTGCAGCGGCCCGCTATCCCGGGCAGGTGGCCATTATCGATTTGCGTACACTATTTCCGCTGGACGAGTCGCTTGTGTTTGAAACCGTTCGTAAGCTGGGCAAATGTTTGGTGCTTACAGAAGAGCAGTTGAATAACTCCTTCGTGGTCATTCGCCGCGCGTATTCAACAACAGTGTTTCCGTTACTTGGACGCGCCAGTTTACACATTCGGTGCGCTGGATTTACCGGCGGTACCGTTGAACATGGATTTAGAGCAACAGATGTTGCCGAATGCCGAGAAAGTAGCGACGTTGATAGCAGAGATACTGAATTATTAATTTTTTGAAAATCTCTTTTGGATTTCAAGATTTTGCCGTTATCTTTGCACTCCCTTAACGGGGAAATGGCGAGGTAGCTCAGGTGGTTAGAGCGTTGGATTCATAACCCAAAGGTCTCGGGTTCAACTCCCGATCTCGCTACAGAACCCGATAACAAATAAAACTGTTGTCGGGTTTTTTATTTACATACCGCCGTTCTAAATCCATTCCCAATTCCGATCCCCATTGTTATTTGCACAACTTCATACCCCCAAAGCCTAAGCCGTTTTCAGCTTATCCCCCAAAAATCTGAATGAAAGTATTTACATGCTACACCGAACAGTACCCCAATCCTGAAAAACGAAAAATCCCGTTTTTAGGGGATTGCCTTCCACTTGCGAAAAATTCAGATTTGTGTTCGAAAATAACATCAACGCCCCGACACCGGCTCTAATACTTAACAAAATGAAGAACAAACCGTACATCCTCACATTGCTGCTAACTTTGATTGTAAGCGCATCCCAGGCGCAGCTATTGAAAAAGCTGAAAGAAAAGGTAGTAGATAAAATTGAAAGCGGAACTGATAAGCTGTCAAAAAAAGACCAAAGTAACGACGCTAAATCGGGTGCCAGTCCCGCCAAAGGAAATGATTCGCCAACAGAATCGAACACCATAAAGGTGTTCAGCAAATTCGACTTCATTCCTGGCAAAACAGTTATTTATTACGATAACTTCGAACAAGATAATATCGGAGAAACACCTGCCGGATGGCTTACCTCCAACTTAAGCGAAGTGGTAACAATTGAAGGCAACGAAGGTAAATGGATTACACTGCTACAGAAGTCAGGCGCTATTAATATCATCAGGAATAAAAAACAATCCTGGGGCGATCATTTCACGATTGAGTTCGATGTTTTTATGGATCCGGCACAAACTCAATCGGCAGACCTGTACGTTATGCTCACCAATTCCGGCGGTAGTATGGTTACAGACGAAAGCCTGATCGGAGATCTGAGCACAAAAGAACAGATCATGGTGCAGTTCAGGATTGAAAAAGATGGATCAACATATGACTTTAGCAGCGCTAGAAGTTCAGGTAATAATGGCGGTGAAAATACGCGTTTTATAGACCGCGAAAGATTGTACCAATCATTTAAAAAACCGGCACATATAAGCATTGCCGTTACAGGCAAGCGTTTCCGCTTTTGGTTCAATGATAAAAAAATACTGGACGTAAATAATGGTGTAAGGCCCGAAGCCATCCCCAATTTACTGGCGTTTTCGGCACATTACAATACCAACGCCCGCTTCTACCTGAGCAATATCCGCGTAGCCAAAGACGTGCCCGATACCAGGGCCGCCTTTACCCAGGGAAAGATCATCAGCAATTTACTCTTCTACACCGCCTCCGCCGAAATGCGCCCGGAAAGCATGGGCGCCTTGAAGGAAATAGCTGCCGTGTTAAAAGATGCCACAGAACCTTTAAAAATTGTCGGCCATACAGACAGTGATGGCGAAAACGCTGCTAATCTTAAGCTATCGCAGCAAAGGGCCGAAACGGTAAAACAAATACTCGTTAAAGAATTTGGATTGAGCAACGATATGCTGCAAACGGAAGGCCGCGGAGAAACTCAACCCATTGCAGACAACAATTCGGCTGAAGGTAAAGCACAAAACCGCAGAGTGGAATTTATCATAAAAGCAGCAGCGGATACCTACAGAGGCACCGCATCGTCGGCTGGTAGAACCGCATCCCCGCAGGCCAAGGCAACCACCAGCACTGTTTCCTCTACAGGAGAAGGCGCTGTTAAATTGCAAAGTAAATCTTTAAACACCCCCTCCAATATGCCTTTTTTATGAAATCGGGGAGCGACCGATTCAAACTGGTTGCATCAAAAGAGGAAGGAAACAGCAAGGAAGATTTTTTCGAAATTGAAATACAGTCGGTTACCAATGAATTAAAAGCCGGCACTTATACGTACAAAGAAGCGCAGGAGGCCAACGGCAAACAACTCCCCACAATTCTGCAAACAAAGGCAAAATTGTACTATGATGCCACGAGGAATAATCATATCCAAAATTTTGTACCCTTTATCGCCAACGGCCACAAAGCCAACTTCTACACAGACGGGCTGCAGGATAAATTACCCAAAGCAAGCCCCAATTGCAAACTAGTGATAGAGAAAGTGGAAAACGGCAAAGCGAGCGGTTATTTTATTTTAGGTGCTGAAGCTACCGGCTTCAAAAAAATTGTAAAAGGAGATGCCATGACCAAAACGTTTTCAACAGGTTTTCTGGGGGAAATGAAAGCACAGTTCTCCGATATAGCCATCCTCTGAAAATAACCGTAGCACCTCCACGCCATCTGGCGCTGGTTTTCTTTTGCCGTTTTCTATCCTGTTCAAGTGTAAAATCTATCGATAATTCCCCATCTGGTGTCTGATAAATAATGATCTGATTATTTTCCATCTTGGTTTCTTATCGTTATAAAGTTAACGGATCAATACAGAGCAAATCGTCAAAAGCTAGCAAACTATGTAATGATTGGTTCAACACTTCTCCTGATATCGCTACAGAAAGGGTATTTTCAAGAAAATCTTGGAAATGCCCTTTTTCTTTTTCCTCGGAGCAAAAGTTCCAGGCAGCTATAATCCGCCTGTCAGCGCATAATGATTAAAGAAACCGTTTTCGCATGCACTACGGGGGCAATTAGCCCCCAATAATCGGGAACCATAACATGAGGCGCTGATCAAAAGTAATGGTCAGCTTTTTTATTCAGGTGCCGGATCAAGTCGATCTTGGTTTTGAGCAATGCTTAAATCTTTCATTCAACTTTTGATTCAGCCATTATATCGCCACAATCCCATGCTTCACCGCATACAACGCCATCGTAACCCGCGTCTTCACTCCAAGCCGCTTAAACAGCGATCTGCCGGAACTCACGATCAAGAAAGTAGCCACCTTTTTGAAAAACTAACCATACACCCGATGAACACACGACAAAAACGAGTGCAGATAAAAAAATACTTTTCCATCTCGAAAGCAACACCCCTCGTGGTATTTTGGGTGCTTCCCCTAATGGCATATGTAACTTTTGATAATAAGACCGCCCCGGATGCCAGCCATGTATCTCTCCTGATGCTATTCGTATCTTCCGCCCTGCTTGCCTACAAGCTGTATATGTTGATGTCCGCACCTTCGGATGCCGAGATCGACGCCTGGCTGCACGAGGGCGTGTCCGGGATCGTAGAAGAATCGTATGAAAAGTTAGGTATCGACAAACAAACGCAATTGCGTAATCCCCTGGTCATCGTATCTCCCATTTACTGGAAGTGGCGGGGCATTACACAGAAGGAATTGATGGTACGAAGAGGAAAGGATCGCGCGTTGCGTTTCTCCGTTTACCAGGTAACCATCCTTCATTTGCAGGAGCATCAGTTATGCGCTTACGCCTGCACCTACCAGTTCGTTCGTCACCACACGCTGAATGAAATGACCTTTGAATATCATTATAAGGACATCGTTTCGGTAGCTACTAAAGAGATATCGGGCACTTATCGCCTGCCACAAGGCCAGCGCGCGATCCCAGTGCAGGAGTTTCGTTTATCCGTGGCCAGTGGCGAAGGCATTAACGTAACAACCGGATTAGACACCGTTGCCGCAGAGAAGCGTGCCACCTTGTTGCCAACCGGCGTAGAGGAAGCTGTTATAGCGATCAGGGGAGTGTTAAGGACGAAGAAGGTGGCGTAATAATCACCAATCAAGTTCCTCTAAGCTAAATAGATCATCCACTTTACAGGCCAATACAGTGGCGATCTTAAAGGCCAGTATCGTCGATGGTACAAACTTGCCCGATTCAATGGCGATAATCGTCTGTCTGGCAACTTTAACCTTATCGGCTAACTCCGCCTGCGTTAACTGCTGCCGCGCTCTTTCAACCTTAATAAAATTCCTCATTCCCCCTCATTTGAAGTGACTCGTCGCTTTAACCAGTAAAAATAGCCGGTCGCTAATAAAAGTGTCAAAGCTAAATATTGATAGGCCGAAAGGGAAAGGATGTTGCCTTTGCCTCTTTCAAACTGCCAGTTAAGGAAGAAGTAGTTGTACATATGCGTTGCAAAAAACGCGATGATGATAGATCTGGTCAGGGCTTTGAACTTGAGGCTTTGTACCATTTCATCATCCGTCCGTTCTTTCGAAAAGAAGATGAAGACCAGTCCCCAGCTAAGTCCGACAGCCAGATCGTTGAAGTCATACACGTGCCTGCGGTGATGTTGAAAAAAGAAGCTGAAGACGCCGGCTAGCATGATCAATCCCCCCAGTACTTTCGTCCAGTAAGCATACGGAAATGGATGTTTGCTCATAATGTAATGTTTACATTACTAAATGTAATGTATAGTTTACATTTTAGCAAGTATTTCTTATGATCGGGTCTTACAACATCGCTCCCCTTATCAACACCATTCTGCTCACCGACGCCTCCTTTAAGTGTAGGAATTGCTTCCGCTCCTGATCCCGGGCAAACGCCTGGAAATCGTCTTCCGTATCAAAACTCACCAGGTGAACTTCATACGGGGTTTCCCACTCGCCGGCGATGAGTTGCTGTGGTTCCGGGCGTAGTCGTAGTAATAATTTGCCGTGATGTTTGGCTAACACTGCCAGGGCCAAATCTTCAAACTGGTGAAAGGTAGCCTCTTTGCCAGGGTGTATGTAAATGAGTTGTGTGAAGTAGAGCATAATCCCTAAGTTACAAATCAAAGGTCGATCCTGACGCTGGAAAATGATATGCCAATAGTCATCCTGTACCCTGTGTATATCCTGCGTATAAGCAAATTTCCTGAAACCCGCTCCAGGCGAGGCGGCATGCCTATTTTGGATATACCTTGACCCTATGATGCCTATCTGGTTGTTAAGTTGCAGCTCACCGGGTGTTTATGTATACGCAAGGGGATGTCAGGCACTCCCTCGCTTTTTATAACGGTTATCGACAAACGGCTTATCTTACGCATCAAATTATAACCAATGCGCCTGACAATCAGTATTCCCGTCAACTAAAACCAACCACTATGAAACTGAAAATCGCCCTGCTGGCATTACCGATCATTATCCTGATATATGTCTTCCTCATCCGCGACCACCTGAGTGCAGGTAACTCCATAGGCGGCGGATCATACGATCTGACTAAAATGTATACACTTTTTGGAATGGGCTTGTACCTGCTGATCTATAACGTCACTTTATTGCTGATGGGTATACGTGGCAACGGGCCGCTCTTGCTGATCGGTGCGGCGTCATTGGTGCTGGTGATCGTAACGGCAGTGCGTACGTTCTAGCGGAACGGGTCTGCCGGTGTTTGCAGTATTTCCCAGCTGCCTTCTTCGATCTCGGCATCCAGTTCTCCAACATCCCAGCCACAGTAACCCATGAAAATTTTGATATCCTGCTCACTCAGCTTACCGGCCGCTATATGTTGCACGGTGGCTTTAAAGTCGCCGCCCAGATAGGTGTTGCCGTCAATATGTGTACCATCAGGTATCAGGTCGGGGCGTTGGTGAATGAAGTAGAGATGTTCCTGGTCTACCGGGCCGCCCACGTAAAGCGGGAAGGGTTGCAGGTAACTGAATTCCTGCAGTTCGTTCAGGCCGCGGGCAAAGCGTTGGTTTACCACGAAACCTAAAGCGCCTTTGGCGTTGTATTCGGCAATGTACACTAACACGCCTTCGAAAACGGAGTCGTCGAGTAGCGAGGTGCTTTTAATAAACAGGCCAGCTTTCATGAGGCAAAGGTAAGTTTCCTGGCGGACGTAAACACCTGCGTAACATTCGAGCCTTGTCTATCACCATCTGGTATTCCATTTTTACCACTCGAAGTGAACCAGGATGCGTTTCATGCATCAATTCGCTACATTCGCCCCGCGAAACCATGCATTCTGTAAGTCTCCGAAAGCACCCCAAAAACAAACATCCCAACATGAGAAAGTTACTCCCGCTATTGCTCGTGGCAACGATTGCCGCCTGCAAAAAAGACAAAGACAAGGACCCCGGCCAACAACCTGTGCCTGTTCCTGAAATTACGAGCTTCAACCCCACACACGGTATTCCTGGTGCGGAGGTGACGATTACCGGTAAAAATTTTGCGAACAATGCCAATGGCAACCGCGTAACGTTTAACACTACGGTGGCTACGGTGACGTCGTTCAGCCCCACCCAATTAAAGGTAACGGTGCCCGCAGGCGCTACTACCGGCAAACTGAAGGTAACGGTCGGACTACAAACCGGTACTTCGGTCACTGATTTTGTGGTAGATCCGATAGGACCTGCTATCACTGATTTCACACCTAAAGAAGGGCCTTTCGGTACGGTGGTGACTATCACCGGGCGCGACTTCGGTACAGATCCGATCGTGAGGGTGGGCCTTAACCCGATAGATGTGATCAGCAAATCGGCCACGGAAATCAAGGTAAAGGTGCCCTCGCTTAACAACCTTACTACTTTCAAATTCAATGTACAGGTAGGCGCTACAGGGTTACAAACGGCGTCGGACTTTACGGTAAAAAATACCGGCGTGCTGGCAGAATGGGTGAACAAACCGATCAATTCGGCACCAGCCGGTATCTTCTTCAACGGGGTCTCGTTCGCGTACAATAAGAAGTTATACTGGGGTTTTACCAAACTCACGCAAGGCGAAACGCAGGCAGGCTACATGACCTGCGACCCGGCAGCCGCCACGCCGCAATGGATTTTCCAGTTCGTGCCGGCCAATATGATGGGGCCTGATCATACATCGGCTACGGCTGCGGTGCATGGCGGAAAGGTGTACATCGGTTCTGGGTTAGATGGTAATGCTACCGCTAAATGGTGGCGCTTTAATCCGGATAACAATACGGCAGATGTGTTGCCGGATTTACCGGTGGCCACTGCTTCTTCTTTGTCATTTACACTAAATGATGTATTGTATACTGGCTTTGGCGGCGTCAATAAGGACCTGTACAAATTTGACGCAGCGGGCAATGGAAGCTGGACGAAAGTGCTTACCGGCAACTTCCGTGAGCTTACAAGGGCCAATGCACTCGTAATCAATAACGATGTATTTGTAGGCCCCGCACTGATCGATCTTAACGGCACCCGCCATGGCATGTTCCGTTTTACGGCGCCCAATACTCTCGTACGGGTAACTGATATTCCTGAACCGGCGGTGGGCCTCAGTACACCGGCATTTGCCTTAAACGGGAAAGCGTATTTTATTATAGGCGCCAAAACATGGGAATACACGCCGGACGCAAGCGGCGGCACCTGGCGCCTGGTGATTGACGGTACGGGCAACCTGATCATCTCATTCGTGAATGTGATCGATGGCGTGCCTTATGGAATCACTTCCGGAGGTCGTTTGTTCGAGTTTAAATTCAAGCCGTAAGGGTCGATGGCGCTACGCCATATTGTTTCTTAAAAGCAAAGGAAAAATGGGAGAGGTCCTCGAAACCGAGATCGAGGTAAATATCCGAAGCCATTTTTCCTTTTTCTTTGATGAGATGATATGCCTCCCGTAGTCGACGGCTCACCAGCCAATGACTGGGCGTATCGTGAAATATCTTCTCAAAATCCCGTTTAAAGGTGGAAAGACTTCTGCCGGTTAAATAGGCAAACCGCTTCAGCTCTATATTGAAGTGATAATTCTGTTCCATAAAGGCTTCCAGGTCCAGCTTACCGGGTTCGGAGAAGTCGAACAGTATGTTTTGCAGTTCAGGTTTAGTTTGCAGGAGTAGCAGTAATGCTTCTTTTCTTTTTATGTTGAGCAGATGATCTGCCCCGGGTGCACTTAATACATTTTCGTAAGCCTGCAGGCTTTGCATGTATTGGCCTAATAGAGATTGCTCATCGAGATGAAAAAAGCCAACGCTGTCGGCAGCAGCAGAGGCGTGATACTGATACTCGAGGCTGAACTGGCGTAAGGTTTCCTGTTCGAAGTAGATAGATAGGGAACGAAATTCGCCGTTGGTTCCGGGTTCCTTGCTGAACCTGGCCAGGCTGTTGCGCCGCGCAAAATACAGATCGCCTGCTTCAAAGGTATAGGTCGCAGTGCCGTCGTCTACGGTGAGACAGCCCGATAATACATATCCCAGCGCATGTTCCGCTACCCAGTTTTCGCCCGCCCTGCTTCTCGTAAAGTAGCAGGAAAACTGGATGGGTAAACGCGATATGCCCGTGCTCATAGCATGTGATTTTAAGAAGGCCGGAAACACTCGATTCCCGGCCAATGAAATTAATACTTATATCAATATGGTTTTCGGCTCCAGGTAGGCTTCCAGTCCGTATGCGCCAAACTCCCTGCCTAAGCCAGATTGTTTGAAACCGCCGAATGGCGCCTGCGGATCATGCTTGAAACCGTTCACCATCACGCGGCCGGCATGCAGCTGCGCCGCAATGTGTAAGGCCCGTTGCTCGTCCGCCGAGCTTACATAAGCCGCCAGGCCGTAATCGGTGTCATTGGCGATTGCCACCGCCTCTGCGTCATCTTTATAGGTGAGGATGGATAATACCGGACCGAATATTTCCTCGCGTGCGATACGCATCTTGTTATTCACCTGCACAAATACCGTAGGTTTCACAAAGTTGCCGGCTTCCAGTCCTTCCGGGTGGCCGATGCCGCCAACGAGTAACTCCGCACCTTCCTCCAAACCGAGGCGGATGTATTGTTGCACCCTTTCGTATTGTTTAAGGCTTACCATAGGGCCAACTGCGGTTTCTTCTTTAGCAGGATCACCTACCTTGATGTTTTCGACGGTGGTTTTAACCAGTGCTTTAACGGCTTCGAGGTGTTTTTCGGGTACGAGCAGGCGGGTAGCAGCAATGCAGGCCTGGCCGCTGTTGTTATAGGCTGCGGCAATAGCGAGTGGGATAGCTTTTTCGAGGTCGGCGTCGTCGAGTAATATATTGGGTGACTTGCCGCCCAATTCGAGCGTTACCCGTTTCAGCGTAGCCGTTGCGTCGCGGGCAATGGTTTTACCTATTACAGTCGATCCTGTGAAGGAGATCTTCGCAATATCGGGGTGGCGGGTCAGTTCGGCGCCTACTACAGGGCCCAGACCATTTACAATGTTAAAGGCGCCCGCTGGCAGACCCGCTTCGTGTAAGGCTTCCATCACGATCTGGGTTTGTTGGGCGCTCATTTCGCTGGGTTTGATGACCGAGGTAACACCTGCGGCCACGGCGGCAGACAACTTGCTGGTGATAAAACCTGCATTACTGTTCCACGGGGTGATGATGCCCGCCACGCCCACAGATTCGAGGCGTACGCGCGACTGCCCCACGGTGCGTTCAAATTCGAAGTGCTGCAGGGTGTTAATCATTTCCCGGGGATTGTTGATCGCCATATTGATGCTCGCCCTGGTGAATTGCAGCGTGCCGCCGTATTCGTTTACCATGGCGTCAATCAGTTGCTCGCGGCGTTTCGCCAGGGCCTCATGCATTTGCTGCAACCAGGTAATACGCTGCGCTTTCGTGCTGCGGCTGAAGCCTGGCCATGCAGCTTTGGCGAAGGCGATGGCGGCACGGGTATCTTCTTCATTGCCTAGTACTACGGTGCCGGTCTGCTCGTTCGTAGCAGGATTGTAAAGTTTAAAAGTGTCGGTGCCCTGCGGTGTCACAAACTGTCCGTTGATGTAAATCTTATCGATCGTTTTCATAATCATCTTGTTTTGTTACAACAAAGCTACCGCCAATACGCCCCTCGCTGGTTTGTTGAAAGATCCAATCTTACTTTGTTAAAAAGTTCAAAAAAAGACGAAACACTGCTGACATACTGTTGTCATTAGCCGGTATTTACTTTGTATCAACAAAACACACCACACCATGATACAGGAAATACCTACCCCCGCTGTTGCACAGGCTTCTATTGCCACTGCCATGAAAAATTATGCGAACTATAATTTCTGGGCCGCCAGCACCCTGGTGAAATGGCTGCGCACGAAACCTGCGTATTTGCTCGAACAGGAAGTCGCCTCCAGCTTTCCCAGTATTCGCTCAACGCTGGTACACATGTGGCAAACGCAGTGTTATTGGCTGGCCATGATCAAACGTGAAGCCCCATTCATTCCGGAGGAATTTACCGGCGACATTCTCGAAGCGATCGTTGATCAGTCAGAAGAACTGGCTTATTACATCGACAGTCTGGATACGGAAGATATTGAAGCTAGTAACCTCGTAGTAAACCCCTGGTTCGAATGTGACTTTCAGAACTTTGAATACATCATACAGGTGGTGAACCACAGCACTTATCATCGTGGACAGGTGATCTCGATCGGCAGACAGCTTGGGTTTACAGATGCGCCGATGACGGATTACAACTTTTATAACGTGTATGGGAAGTAGCGAACGGTCGCTGAAGGGAGTGACACAACGGCGGTTGAGAAAAGTTCCATCGTTGGCTACAAAAAAAGGGACCGACCCAAAGGCCGGTCCCACAAGGTATGCAGTTAACAGGTTATGCGTTATTCAGCGGGCACTTATCAGTTACGGAGAAGCCTACCGCTTTTACACCATACCATGGGAAGGTGGTGGAGCTGTTGAGGATGACGCGGGTGCGCGCAGCCAGGCTCACGGTATAACCGCAATTGTCCATGGCGCTTACATCCACACTCCATGCAGCGTTTTCGTCACCATTATCATTTATGTCGCCCAGGTTGCCAATGTCGCCGGCGTTAGGCAACGCATCGTAATAACGGCTGGCCGGATCAGGCACGGTGCCGTTCGTATGCGATGCCGGCTGCAGATCGAGCGACCAGAGGGCAAAGTAAGGATGTACGGCGCGCAGGTGACCGTTTACAGTATGATTGGTAGCAGTTTTGTCGTAGCAATGACAGTCGCCGCCATCTATCACCAGGTCGAGGTCTTTGGTTATATCTACCGCTAGGTTCGCAGTGGTGCTGATGCTCATTGGTTCGTTGTTAACGATCACCGAGAAGGTGTCTGCCACTTGCTCCAGGCCTAACGCATCTGTATAGGTGAAACGAATGGTGTAAGCGCCGTCCGCCAGTCCGCCGGTACTCCAGCCACCCAGGTAATGAGTTTGGTTATACAGGCCGATAGCCGGATTTTCTTTGTAGATAAACCAGCCATCCGCGGGCGTTTGGGTATCTGCATATTCCAGGTTCGGATCGGGCGTAAAGTCGATCATCTGGAAGGTTTCGGCGGTGGAGACAGACGCATAGGTGCTGTCGGCCGCCCCGAATTTTTTGTACTCCAGCTTATACTTGATAATACCGTTAAAGCCGTTGCGGTTAATAATACCGTTAAAGCTGATCCAACCGCCGTACGGACGGTTGTTCTGCATGGTCGGATTGCTGGTGTCGGCATTTACCAGGAAGCTTACCGGGTCTATAAGGTCGCGGTCCACACTGCCTACGTGTGTCAGTTCCGCTTCTACGCGTGCCGCCTGGGCCGGACGAATCTGCACTACGGCATCTACGCGGTTGCCCCAGGTGTTAA
This genomic interval from Chitinophaga horti contains the following:
- a CDS encoding AraC family transcriptional regulator — its product is MSTGISRLPIQFSCYFTRSRAGENWVAEHALGYVLSGCLTVDDGTATYTFEAGDLYFARRNSLARFSKEPGTNGEFRSLSIYFEQETLRQFSLEYQYHASAAADSVGFFHLDEQSLLGQYMQSLQAYENVLSAPGADHLLNIKRKEALLLLLQTKPELQNILFDFSEPGKLDLEAFMEQNYHFNIELKRFAYLTGRSLSTFKRDFEKIFHDTPSHWLVSRRLREAYHLIKEKGKMASDIYLDLGFEDLSHFSFAFKKQYGVAPSTLTA
- a CDS encoding helix-turn-helix transcriptional regulator, which codes for MRNFIKVERARQQLTQAELADKVKVARQTIIAIESGKFVPSTILAFKIATVLACKVDDLFSLEELDW
- a CDS encoding IPT/TIG domain-containing protein, encoding MRKLLPLLLVATIAACKKDKDKDPGQQPVPVPEITSFNPTHGIPGAEVTITGKNFANNANGNRVTFNTTVATVTSFSPTQLKVTVPAGATTGKLKVTVGLQTGTSVTDFVVDPIGPAITDFTPKEGPFGTVVTITGRDFGTDPIVRVGLNPIDVISKSATEIKVKVPSLNNLTTFKFNVQVGATGLQTASDFTVKNTGVLAEWVNKPINSAPAGIFFNGVSFAYNKKLYWGFTKLTQGETQAGYMTCDPAAATPQWIFQFVPANMMGPDHTSATAAVHGGKVYIGSGLDGNATAKWWRFNPDNNTADVLPDLPVATASSLSFTLNDVLYTGFGGVNKDLYKFDAAGNGSWTKVLTGNFRELTRANALVINNDVFVGPALIDLNGTRHGMFRFTAPNTLVRVTDIPEPAVGLSTPAFALNGKAYFIIGAKTWEYTPDASGGTWRLVIDGTGNLIISFVNVIDGVPYGITSGGRLFEFKFKP
- a CDS encoding OmpA family protein, translating into MKNKPYILTLLLTLIVSASQAQLLKKLKEKVVDKIESGTDKLSKKDQSNDAKSGASPAKGNDSPTESNTIKVFSKFDFIPGKTVIYYDNFEQDNIGETPAGWLTSNLSEVVTIEGNEGKWITLLQKSGAINIIRNKKQSWGDHFTIEFDVFMDPAQTQSADLYVMLTNSGGSMVTDESLIGDLSTKEQIMVQFRIEKDGSTYDFSSARSSGNNGGENTRFIDRERLYQSFKKPAHISIAVTGKRFRFWFNDKKILDVNNGVRPEAIPNLLAFSAHYNTNARFYLSNIRVAKDVPDTRAAFTQGKIISNLLFYTASAEMRPESMGALKEIAAVLKDATEPLKIVGHTDSDGENAANLKLSQQRAETVKQILVKEFGLSNDMLQTEGRGETQPIADNNSAEGKAQNRRVEFIIKAAADTYRGTASSAGRTASPQAKATTSTVSSTGEGAVKLQSKSLNTPSNMPFL
- a CDS encoding YqgE/AlgH family protein, with product MKAGLFIKSTSLLDDSVFEGVLVYIAEYNAKGALGFVVNQRFARGLNELQEFSYLQPFPLYVGGPVDQEHLYFIHQRPDLIPDGTHIDGNTYLGGDFKATVQHIAAGKLSEQDIKIFMGYCGWDVGELDAEIEEGSWEILQTPADPFR
- a CDS encoding alpha-ketoacid dehydrogenase subunit alpha/beta codes for the protein MTKDSISTPTLKAADSRHDREKALLLRAYRLMCMSMAMTDKYEANRSICKYVHSTSRGHEAIQLAAGLLLQPCDYVSPYYRDDSMMLAMGFTPYELMLQLLAKKDDPFSAGRSYYCHPSSRQPDKPIIPHQSSATGMQVIPATGMAQGIQYLERSGLVQGEERPVVLCSLGDGSVTEGEVSEAWQFAVLKQLPIIYLVQDNEWGISVSSAEARAMDAYEYAAGFKGMERLRVDGSDFEESYQAMQTAIDYVRSERKPIVVHARVPLLGHHTSGVRKEWYRTPENLERHAQHDPFTKICQRLLEKGVQETVLTDVKSETNKYIASQFDMARLADDPDTSSVRDHVFAPTPVTEEQGVRYPRGGAKVVMVDAALHAIEELMREHPEAILYGQDVGGRLGGVFREAATLASKFGDERVYNTAIQEAYIIGSTVGLSAVGVKPIVEVQFADYIYPGFNQLVSEISKSCYLTAGKFPIQALIRVPIGAYGGGGPYHSGSVETTLLSIKGIKIVYPSNAADMKGLMKAAFLDPNPVVMLEHKGLYWSKVPGTQDAMTIEPDSDYILPLGKGAVVQEGEGMCIVTYGMGVYWAKAAAARYPGQVAIIDLRTLFPLDESLVFETVRKLGKCLVLTEEQLNNSFVVIRRAYSTTVFPLLGRASLHIRCAGFTGGTVEHGFRATDVAECRESSDVDSRDTELLIF
- a CDS encoding DUF1330 domain-containing protein, which codes for MLYFTQLIYIHPGKEATFHQFEDLALAVLAKHHGKLLLRLRPEPQQLIAGEWETPYEVHLVSFDTEDDFQAFARDQERKQFLHLKEASVSRMVLIRGAML